In the genome of Nitrospirota bacterium, the window AGATTTTTCGGGCGGTATATCAGATGAAAAAAAAGCCTATAATCTTCGGAGGTCTGTTTCTGTTTTCAGGATATTTTTGGGCTTTCCTGAGCAGAGTCGAAATGCAGATACCGCAAGAGTTGGTAGGGTTTCGCCGAAAAGAGCAGATGCGCCGATTAAAGGATTATTTTAGAAACGTATTAAGAAAAATGACTGACGGGAAATATAAGTCTTTGCCCTTACTTAACATCATTCTAATTGCAAAAATCACTTGCATAATTTTTAATTTAAAAAAGTTGCAATAATGGGAGTAATATATTAATGGATGGTAGTTGTGTCGAAATCAGTGTTAAAGGTCGTGTAATCAAGGTTCCCTCTGTCCAGATAGGTGACAGAACTATAGTAGTTGCTGGCAAATGGCCCAGTATGGCTTTAGTAAGAGACGAGGACTGGCTTGAAGGTGAACCCGTTAACGATCCAGAGGCATGCATCGAAAATATTATTAAGGCTAAACTTAAGGCAGATATATTTACTTTTGCACAGAAACTTCCAAACATCGAGCCAAACTTCAGTTATTACATGGAGTGGGATAATGTTGCTGCAATCCCCACAACAGACTACGCCTTGTGGTGGGAGCAACGACTATCTCAAGTGGTTAGAAAAAACGTGAGAAGGGCTGTAAAACGCGGGCTTATCATTCGAGAAGTTCAATTCAACGACCAATTATTACAGGGTATTGTCGAGATCAACAATGAGACTCCTATTCGACAGGGCAGGCCATTTTGGCATTACGGGAAGAGTGCCGATGTAGTAAAAAAAGATTATGCTACACTTCTTGACCGTAGCGAATATATTGGTGCATTCTATGAAAATGAACTAGTAGGATTTATAAAAATGGTTTACATGGGGGAGATTGCCAGTATTCTTCAGGTACTTTGCATGAACAAGCATTACGATAAGCGTCCGGCTAATGCCTTGCTGTCCAGGGCAGTTGAGATTTGCAGTGAGAAAGGATTTAAATACTTAATTTATGGTAAATACATCTATGGTAAAAACAGCGACAGTCCGCTTACAGAGTTTAAACGTCGTAATGGTTTCGAACAGATATGTCTTCCAAGATATTATATTCCGTTGAACGCGAAAGGTAGGATTGCTATCAAACTGGGACTTCATCATGGTGTGAAATACTTATTGCCGAAAAGTGCTCTCGATTGGGCAAAAAAAATGCGATCAACTTGGTATGAAAAAACACTTATGACCAATGATACAAATAAGCAAGAGTAAATTGCGAATAAACGTTTATAATGTTTTTATCATCTGCCGGCGTAGTTTAATAGTAGAATGGCTGAATTGTATTCAGCAGGTGGAGCGTTCAAATCCTCCCGCCGGCTCCAATCATAATTAATGTATCACCTTCATGCGGTTGATAAGCGTAGAGAGTTCATGTCGTTGTATTGATATCGTATAGATATCGGAGGAGTTTGAGTGCCTGGAATTGTCGGAATAATAGGCAGTGATTTGCTTAAGGAGAATACTTCTGATCTTCGTCGTATGATAGATTGCATGATGCACGAACCCTTTTATACCTCAGGTACATATGTCAACGACCGAATTGGTCTGTGGGTAGGTTGGGTGAATCGTTCAGGATCGTTTACCGATTGTATGCCGGTATGGAATGAGACCAACGATATTTGTTTGATTTTTTCCGGTGAAACCTTTACTGACGTATCTGAGACGGACCGTCTCCGGGCTCAGGGTCATCAGTTTGATTCGGAGAATGCCTCCTACCTGGTGCATCTATACGAAGAAATTGGTCTTAAGTTTTTTGAAAGACTTAACGGCAGATTCAGTGGTGTACTGGTTGATTTTCGCAAGCAGAACATCATATTATTTAATGATCGGTTCGGATCAGATCGAATTTATTGTCACGAGAAGGCTGACAGACTCTTTTTTTCGTCAGAAGCAAAATCGCTTTTGAAGGTTTTACCAGAGCTTCGCCAATTGGCCCTCACGAGCCTGGCCGAAACCTTTTCTTTTGGCTGTGTGCTGCAAAACAGAACCCTCTTCACGGGAATTTCATTGCTTCCAGGTGGATCGAAGTGGGAATTTAATGGTGCTGGTCACCTCAGGAAGTCCAACTATTTTAACCCTGATATTTGGGAGAAGCAGTCGTTGTTGAACGCAGACGACTACTACGATAAGCTGAAGGAGACGTTCGCCCGTATTCTTCCAAGATATTTTCAAGGAAAGGACAAAGTCGGCATGTCCTTAACGGGTGGACTGGATGGCCGAATGATAATGGCCTGGGCGAAGCTCTTGCCACGGAGCCTGCCATGTTATACTTTCGGTGGTACGTATCGTGACTGCACCGATGTAAGAATAGCACGCCGGGTTGCCAAAGTTTGCAGCCAACATCATGAAACTATTATTGTGGGGCCTCAATTTTATTCCGAGTTTTCGCAACTGGCCGAAAAGGCCGTATATATTTCTGACGGGGCAATGGACGTTACTGGATCCGTTGAACTTTACGTCAACAGGATCGCACGACAGATTGCACCGGTTCGTATGACAGGGAACTATGGTTCCGAAATTATAAGAGGTAACGTTGCATTTAAACCTGGCATCCTGAGTGAAGGGCTATTCGCGCCTGAATTTTCCCGATTGGTTAGAGCAGCGTCGACGACATATGATAGAGAGAGGCAAGGTCATCTATTGTCGTTCATTGCGTTCAAGCAGGTCCCCTGGCACCACTATTCACGACTGGCAGTGGAACTATCTCAACTCACCCTGCGAGCACCCTACCTTGACAATGATCTTATTTCACTCATGTATCAGGCGCCAACAGACGTACTCTTAAGCAAGGAACCGTCATTACGCCTTATCGCAGATGGAAATGCTGACTTGGCCAGGATACCAACGGATCGGGGACTTCTTTTCCGCCCGGTCCCTGCTATCACAAAATATCGACACCTTTACGAGGAGTTTACGTTTAAAGCGGAATATGCTTATGATTATGGTATGCCGCAGTGGCTGGCGAGGATTGACCACCTGGTGTCACCATTACACCTCGAAAGACTGTTTCTTGGAAGGCATAAGTTCCATCATTTTCGTATCTGGTACCGTGATGAGTTGTCTGATTATATTAAGGACATATTATTGGATTATAGAACTCGTGCAAGACCTTACCTTAAAGGCAGTTATCTTGATAAAATGGTTCTGGATCATACTGCGGGGAGACGAAATTATACAAGGGAAATTCATCATGTTCTTACAAGTGAACTTATTCAGCGGACACTAATCGAGGCGATTTGATTGATAAATAATGAGTGAAAATCTATCTAAGGTCAGTGTGTGTATTTGTACTTTCAAGAGGCCGGTTCTTTTAGGGCAATTATTGCGCAAGTTGGAGTTCCAACGTACGGATGGACTATTCAGTTACTCTATAGTCGTCGTAGACAATGACCTCAATAAGTCGGCGCAAGATATAGTTGGGTCATTCAAACAGGCATCCAATTTAGACATACAATATTATTTAGAGCCAGAACAAAACATTGCTCACGCAAGAAACCGAGCTGTAGAAAATGCACGCGGAGACTACATTGCGTTCATCGACGATGATGAATATCCAAACTCCAATTGGCTTCTGACTTTGTTTAAGGCAATTCACGAATTCAGGGCTGACGGCATATTAGGTCCTGTATTGCCCTATTATGAAATAACTCCCCCTAAATGGATAATTAAAGGTAAATTTCATGAACGACCATCGCATGAAACGGGATCTATCCTGCGTTGGACAGAAACGAGGTCAGGAAACGTGATACTGAGGAAAAGTATTTTTGAAGATAAAGATAATTGGTTTCGAGAAGAGTTCGGTAGTGGTGGCGAAGATAGGGATTTATTTAGAAGATTGATTGGTAAAGGGGGGCAATTTGTTTGGTGTGCAGAGGCGCCAGTATATGAGGTAGTACCTCCCGAGAGATTTAAAAGGTCTTTTATGCTGAGACGAGCCTTATTAAGAGGTAAAACCCCGTACAATCATAGTGTTGCATCATATACGAAATCACTCATCGCGATACCAGTATACACATTACTCTTACCATTTTTGATCTTCATCCAGCATCATATTTTCATGAAAATCTTGATTAGTTATTTTGATCATATTGGTCGAATGCTATCCTTGTTTGGGTTCAATGTTATTAAAGAAAAATATGTCGTGAAATAATAAAAAAAGTATTTCAGCGCGGAGAAATTAATGACCGGAAACGATATTATAGTTAATTATTCTGATCCGATTCTCATAACAGGGTCAAATGGTTTTATTGGTTCAAAAGTAGTTGAAACGTTACTCAAGAATGGATATATCAATCTGAGATGCTTTGTACGGCCATCAAGTAATATGAAGGCGCTTGAAAGAATCATCGGTTCCTATAAAAATACCAAGATCGAAATCATTAAAGGAAACTTGCTAACGCGCAATGATTGCATTCATGTTGCTGAAGGTGTTCGTGTGATATATCATTTAGCAGCAGGGAGAGGCGAAAAATCATTCCCTGACGCGTTTATGAATTCTGTGGTGACAACACGGAACTTACTTGACGCAGTATTGCAAAGCAAAAGTCTTAAACGGTTTGTAAGCATAAGCTCTTTTACTGTGTATTCAAACAATAAAATACAGCGAGGTGGCTTGCTCGACGAGTCGTGTGAGTTAGAAAGTCAACCTCACCTGACTGGTGAGGCTTATTGCTACGCAAAAGTTAGGCAGGAAGAATTGGTTATGGAGTATGGAAGGAAATATCATATTCCCTTCGTGATTGTCAGGCCAGGGGTCGTATATGGGCCTGGTAATAAGGGATTAACAGGAAGAGTCGGGATCGGAACATTTGGTATTTTTATTCATCTGGGAGGTTCAAACATTATTCCGTTATCCTATGTTGACAATTGTGCTGATGCAATTATATTAGCGGGGTTGAAAAAAAACATTGATGGAGAAATATTCAATATTGTGGATGATGATCTCCCAACAAGTAGAAAATTCCTCAGGATGTACAAAAAGAACGTAGGTGTTTTTAAATCGATTTATGTTCCTCATGCCATAAGCTACGCCTTATGTTATCTATGGGAAAAATATTCGCAGTGGTCGGAAGGACAATTACCGCTAACATTTAATCGAAAAAGATGGTCGAATTATTGGAAAGGCAATAAGTATTCAAACAAAAAAATTAAAGCATTATTAGGTTGGAAACCAATGATAGGCTTTGGTGAGGCTACAAAGCGCTATTTTGAATACCAAAAGTTAGTCGGGAGAAATAAGTGATCAAAGTTGGAATAATAGGTTGCGGAAAAATTGCTGATGCTCATGCTGAACAGATACAAAGAATAGATGGCGCTCAAATTGTCGGTGTTTGTGATAAAGAGATTTTGATGGCGAAACAATTATATGAAAGATTCGACATAAAAAGTTATTACGATGATCTGGGTCAGTTGTTGGAGGTTGCCAGACCCGATGTTGTGCATATTACCACTCCGCCTCAAAGTCATTTTGATTTGGGAATGTTATGTTTAGAAGCAGGTTGCCACATATATATGGAAAAGCCTTTTACCGTCAGCGCGGAGGAAGCTGCCAAGATGATAAGCTTTGCAACAGAAAAAAAATTGAAAATCACCGTTGGCCACGATTATCAATTTACCCACGCAAAAAGACGTATGCGAGAGTTAATCAAGAATGGCTATCTCGGAGGTACTCCTGTTCATATGGAAAGCTATCATTGTTATGAGCTTGGCTCCGAGAGTTATGCACGAGCGCTATTAGGGGATAAGAAGCATTGGGTAAGGATGTTGCCAGGTACACTTATGCACAACAATATTAGCCATGGAATCAGCAGTATCGCAGAATTCCTATCATCTAGCATGCCCAAAGTCATAGCATATGGTTATTCAAGCCCATTGTTAAAAAATATGCATGAAACCGACATAATTGATGAAGCAAGAGTAATTATCAGCGAGAATGAATGCACATCAGCATACTTTACGTTTTCATCACAAATGCGCCCGGTGTTGCATCAATTCAGAATATATGGCCCAAAAAACGCCCTAATTGTTGATCACGATCAGCAAACATGCATTAAGGTCAGTGGAGAAAAATACAAAAGTTATCTGGAAAAATTTGTCCCTCCAGTCTTGTTTGCAAAACAGTATGCCGCAAACACTTTGAATAATATGAAGCTTTTCCTGAAAAAGGATTTTCATATGAAGTCTGGCATGAAATACCTGATAGAAGCATTTTACGGATCAATTCTTGAGAATGCTCCATTGCCAATTTCGTATAAGGAAATTATTCTGACAGCAACAATAATGGACGATATTTTTGTTCAGATGAAATCTGCCCCAGAATATAACATTGAGTTGTCATGCCAAGACAAATAGCATTATCAATCTACGTTATTTTTATTTTGTGGCTTTTTATTAAGGACCAAAAACTGCGTCCAATGACATCGTGGGCGTTATGGATACCACTGGTGTGGATCGCAATTATCGGATCTAGGCCTATTTCGCTTTGGTTTGGCGGTGGAATTGTGATAGATACCCCTGAAGCGTATTTGGATGGGAGCCCTGTGGATCGCAATATTTCCCTTATCCTTATAATATTGGGATTAATGGTGCTCCTGAAGCGTGATGTGCAGTGGAGGGGGGTCTTAGCGGATAACCGATGGTTTTTCTTATTTATCATCTACTGCGGCATCAGTGTTATTTGGTCAGATTATTCGTTCATTGGTTTCAAAAGATGGGTAAAAGATGTTGGAAATGTGATCATAGTATTGATTATTTTTACAGAAAAAGATCCTGTCCAGGCAATTAAAGCCGTATTTGCTCGATATACCTACTTAGCCTTACCGCTATCTGTAATGTTCATAA includes:
- a CDS encoding NAD(P)-dependent oxidoreductase; the encoded protein is MTGNDIIVNYSDPILITGSNGFIGSKVVETLLKNGYINLRCFVRPSSNMKALERIIGSYKNTKIEIIKGNLLTRNDCIHVAEGVRVIYHLAAGRGEKSFPDAFMNSVVTTRNLLDAVLQSKSLKRFVSISSFTVYSNNKIQRGGLLDESCELESQPHLTGEAYCYAKVRQEELVMEYGRKYHIPFVIVRPGVVYGPGNKGLTGRVGIGTFGIFIHLGGSNIIPLSYVDNCADAIILAGLKKNIDGEIFNIVDDDLPTSRKFLRMYKKNVGVFKSIYVPHAISYALCYLWEKYSQWSEGQLPLTFNRKRWSNYWKGNKYSNKKIKALLGWKPMIGFGEATKRYFEYQKLVGRNK
- a CDS encoding glycosyltransferase family 2 protein; its protein translation is MSENLSKVSVCICTFKRPVLLGQLLRKLEFQRTDGLFSYSIVVVDNDLNKSAQDIVGSFKQASNLDIQYYLEPEQNIAHARNRAVENARGDYIAFIDDDEYPNSNWLLTLFKAIHEFRADGILGPVLPYYEITPPKWIIKGKFHERPSHETGSILRWTETRSGNVILRKSIFEDKDNWFREEFGSGGEDRDLFRRLIGKGGQFVWCAEAPVYEVVPPERFKRSFMLRRALLRGKTPYNHSVASYTKSLIAIPVYTLLLPFLIFIQHHIFMKILISYFDHIGRMLSLFGFNVIKEKYVVK
- a CDS encoding Gfo/Idh/MocA family oxidoreductase, with product MIKVGIIGCGKIADAHAEQIQRIDGAQIVGVCDKEILMAKQLYERFDIKSYYDDLGQLLEVARPDVVHITTPPQSHFDLGMLCLEAGCHIYMEKPFTVSAEEAAKMISFATEKKLKITVGHDYQFTHAKRRMRELIKNGYLGGTPVHMESYHCYELGSESYARALLGDKKHWVRMLPGTLMHNNISHGISSIAEFLSSSMPKVIAYGYSSPLLKNMHETDIIDEARVIISENECTSAYFTFSSQMRPVLHQFRIYGPKNALIVDHDQQTCIKVSGEKYKSYLEKFVPPVLFAKQYAANTLNNMKLFLKKDFHMKSGMKYLIEAFYGSILENAPLPISYKEIILTATIMDDIFVQMKSAPEYNIELSCQDK